One Lentibacillus cibarius DNA window includes the following coding sequences:
- a CDS encoding SLC13 family permease produces MITATWDWLWDKHNQAKKLLQFFARPNESKLGSESTHPDSATGNGGDGGNRSYRPAQLIGLFLGPILFLLSFLFFHPEGLGSEAQAILSSTLWIAVWWMTEAVPIPVTSLLPIVLFPLTGGLDVDATTSSYGDDTIFLFMGGFMIALAMEKWNLHRRIALNIITMIGTNTERIILGFMVATGFLSMWISNTATAMMMVPIGLAIIYQVSDQLKDDDSIDTSPENFGFGKALMLAIAYSASVGGIATLIGTPPNTALAGSIDKLYGIELSFAKWMLFGVPIAWIFIFIIWFYLVKVAYPLKFSQLPGGKEVIQSEKDKLGRASYEEKIVLTVFTLAALAWISRSFVLAEINENINDAIIAMTASIVLFIIPSKNNKGDHLLDWNTAVKLPWGILLLFGGGLAIASGFSQSGLSEWIGSQLNVLENINLFIVLLVVAGMVIFLTEITSNTATANMMYPIMASLAIALGIHPFAAMIAAGVAASCAFMLPVATPPNAVVFGSGYLRIPDMAKAGFALNIIGILLVGLAVYFWLPVAWGLDLSEIPEMLKTN; encoded by the coding sequence GTGATAACCGCTACATGGGACTGGTTATGGGACAAACATAATCAGGCAAAGAAACTGCTGCAATTTTTTGCACGGCCGAATGAATCCAAGTTAGGATCTGAAAGCACACATCCGGATTCGGCAACTGGTAATGGCGGGGATGGTGGCAACCGATCCTATAGACCTGCGCAATTAATTGGCTTATTTTTAGGTCCGATTCTTTTTCTACTATCCTTTCTATTTTTCCACCCGGAAGGACTGGGTAGCGAGGCCCAGGCGATTCTGTCCAGCACACTTTGGATCGCTGTCTGGTGGATGACGGAAGCTGTTCCAATTCCGGTAACATCCCTGCTTCCGATTGTTCTTTTTCCGCTAACCGGCGGACTGGACGTAGATGCAACGACATCTTCGTATGGAGATGACACTATCTTCCTGTTTATGGGAGGATTTATGATTGCGCTTGCCATGGAAAAATGGAATCTCCATCGACGAATTGCATTGAACATTATCACGATGATCGGCACTAACACCGAACGAATCATCCTTGGATTTATGGTAGCAACCGGATTTTTGTCAATGTGGATTTCTAACACGGCCACCGCCATGATGATGGTGCCGATCGGACTTGCTATCATTTATCAAGTGTCCGACCAACTCAAAGACGATGACTCCATCGATACGTCTCCGGAAAACTTTGGATTCGGAAAAGCACTCATGCTGGCTATCGCCTATTCCGCATCGGTCGGTGGCATTGCAACATTGATTGGAACGCCTCCTAATACGGCGCTTGCCGGGTCCATAGATAAGTTGTATGGCATAGAGTTGTCTTTCGCTAAATGGATGCTGTTTGGCGTGCCAATCGCTTGGATTTTTATTTTTATCATATGGTTTTATTTGGTCAAAGTTGCTTATCCTTTGAAATTCAGTCAGCTGCCTGGCGGGAAAGAAGTCATTCAGAGCGAAAAAGATAAACTTGGTCGGGCTTCATACGAGGAAAAAATCGTCCTGACCGTGTTTACACTTGCCGCTCTGGCCTGGATTAGCCGTTCATTCGTTCTAGCGGAAATCAATGAAAATATTAATGATGCGATTATTGCGATGACGGCATCAATCGTATTGTTTATCATTCCGTCTAAAAACAATAAAGGTGACCATTTGCTTGACTGGAATACTGCCGTCAAACTCCCATGGGGAATACTCCTCCTGTTCGGCGGTGGGCTTGCCATTGCCAGCGGATTTAGCCAATCAGGGCTGTCGGAGTGGATTGGCAGTCAACTGAACGTACTAGAAAATATCAATCTATTTATCGTATTGCTTGTTGTGGCTGGTATGGTTATTTTCCTTACCGAAATCACATCTAATACGGCAACAGCAAACATGATGTACCCGATTATGGCTTCATTAGCGATTGCACTTGGCATCCATCCATTTGCAGCGATGATCGCAGCCGGTGTTGCTGCATCGTGTGCATTCATGCTTCCGGTCGCGACACCACCGAATGCTGTCGTGTTTGGCTCTGGGTATTTACGGATTCCGGACATGGCTAAAGCCGGATTCGCCTTGAATATAATCGGCATTCTGCTTGTCGGCCTTGCCGTTTATTTCTGGCTCCCTGTAGCATGGGGCCTCGACCTGAGTGAAATCCCGGAAATGCTTAAAACCAACTAA
- a CDS encoding MFS transporter: MRQREQAITNVHFWRITISLALASFFVFAGMYAVQPLFPVFVKTFGVSVSASGLSLSLTVAGLIIGLIVLGFLSDRYGRTTFIKLSLAGSAIPFVVMPLFDSFMVLLALRFLQGFALAGLPAAALAYLSEEIDRRRVHVATALYISSNALGGMVGRVVTGYITDHFSWQMAFYVLAGLGIIILAAVILMLPKSRFFEPSRDAFSNDLKWFAYHLKNPSLLLIFGLGIVLQLSFTGMWTYLPFYLEAPPFSLSLEVISYMFLAYGLGVIGSPVAGWLAGHFGLRAVRIAGVFVMAGGMLLTLGPDLWMIATGLCVTCLGFFTAHSLTASSVGEEVSHHKGSASSLYLVSYYIGVSLGSSALGPLWNQIGWTGLIAAIACVPVIYVLFIRFMRQNKRKAS; this comes from the coding sequence ATGCGACAGCGGGAACAAGCGATTACAAATGTTCACTTTTGGCGAATTACTATTAGTCTGGCACTGGCATCGTTTTTCGTTTTCGCCGGTATGTATGCCGTGCAGCCACTGTTTCCGGTTTTTGTGAAAACGTTTGGCGTGTCGGTATCTGCCTCGGGACTGTCGTTATCGCTGACGGTAGCCGGTCTGATTATCGGATTGATTGTGCTTGGATTTTTATCAGATCGCTATGGGCGGACGACTTTTATCAAATTGTCCTTAGCTGGTTCGGCGATTCCGTTTGTAGTCATGCCACTGTTTGATTCGTTTATGGTTCTGCTGGCTTTGAGGTTTCTGCAAGGATTTGCCCTGGCAGGACTTCCGGCGGCTGCCTTAGCGTACTTGAGTGAGGAAATTGACCGACGCCGTGTACATGTGGCAACAGCGCTTTACATATCCAGCAACGCGCTTGGTGGAATGGTTGGACGGGTGGTGACGGGTTACATTACCGACCATTTTTCATGGCAGATGGCGTTTTATGTTTTGGCAGGGCTTGGTATTATCATTCTGGCAGCGGTTATCCTCATGCTGCCGAAGTCACGCTTTTTCGAACCGAGCCGGGATGCTTTTTCCAACGATCTGAAGTGGTTTGCCTACCATTTGAAAAATCCGTCGCTATTGTTAATTTTTGGTCTAGGTATTGTGCTGCAGCTGTCGTTTACCGGTATGTGGACGTATTTGCCATTTTATCTGGAGGCGCCGCCGTTTTCACTATCACTAGAGGTGATCTCCTATATGTTTCTGGCTTATGGCCTTGGAGTGATAGGTTCACCAGTTGCAGGCTGGTTGGCCGGTCACTTCGGTCTGCGAGCGGTTCGGATTGCCGGCGTGTTTGTTATGGCGGGCGGCATGCTACTGACACTGGGACCCGACCTATGGATGATTGCCACTGGACTATGTGTCACGTGTCTTGGCTTTTTTACAGCGCATTCTCTGACAGCTTCGTCGGTCGGAGAGGAAGTGAGCCATCATAAAGGCAGTGCTTCCAGTCTTTATCTTGTTTCCTATTATATTGGCGTGTCGCTTGGCAGTTCCGCACTGGGGCCATTATGGAATCAGATTGGCTGGACGGGGCTAATTGCAGCGATTGCGTGTGTTCCGGTTATTTACGTCTTGTTCATTCGTTTTATGCGGCAAAATAAAAGGAAAGCCTCGTGA
- a CDS encoding CynX/NimT family MFS transporter — protein MTKDYSTRQLYRFLLVAGIVLVAFNLRPAITSVGPVIGMIRDDVGLSNWSAGMLTSLPLVAFALMSPIAPRLGNRFSNERMLLVGLVLLLFGISIRLISVMTLLFAGTLFIGMGIAMLNVLLPGVIKEKFPQKVGLMTSVYSTAMGTLAAAASGLSIPFAEGLGMGWQPALLVWAIPSVLGIIIWLYLSKKNKDDEDANIKYVGVHDNRMWKSPLAWQVACFMGLQSFMFYVTISWLPEILHDNGMAMGTAGWMLSIAQFVGLPASFIVPVAAGKMKSQRSIVFVMGLIALGGYSGLLIGDSFVAMVISTILVGITLSGTFALALAFLGMRANNAKHAAELSGMAQSIGYTLAAVGPMFIGFLYDVTHAWTVPLITLISVILMVMIFGIGAGRDRYVLETETIQTGEN, from the coding sequence ATGACAAAGGATTATTCGACAAGACAGTTATACCGTTTTTTACTTGTGGCAGGGATTGTACTTGTCGCATTCAATTTGCGTCCGGCAATCACATCAGTCGGCCCGGTGATTGGTATGATCCGTGATGATGTCGGTCTGTCCAATTGGAGCGCGGGGATGCTAACAAGTCTGCCGCTAGTAGCCTTTGCACTTATGTCGCCGATTGCTCCAAGGCTTGGCAATCGTTTTTCCAATGAACGAATGCTTTTAGTAGGGCTTGTACTGCTATTGTTTGGAATTAGCATACGATTGATTTCAGTGATGACGCTTCTTTTCGCTGGAACATTGTTCATCGGCATGGGGATTGCCATGCTGAACGTTCTCCTACCAGGGGTCATAAAGGAGAAATTCCCGCAAAAAGTTGGGTTAATGACAAGTGTGTATTCAACGGCGATGGGTACATTGGCTGCTGCCGCTTCCGGTTTGAGCATACCGTTTGCGGAGGGGCTTGGAATGGGCTGGCAGCCAGCGCTCCTTGTATGGGCAATACCATCCGTTCTGGGGATAATTATTTGGTTATACTTATCGAAAAAAAACAAAGACGATGAGGATGCCAACATAAAATATGTAGGTGTACATGACAATCGGATGTGGAAGTCACCACTTGCCTGGCAGGTTGCCTGCTTTATGGGACTGCAGTCGTTCATGTTTTATGTCACGATTTCATGGCTACCGGAAATTTTACATGATAACGGTATGGCGATGGGGACTGCTGGCTGGATGCTTTCAATTGCTCAATTTGTCGGATTGCCTGCTAGTTTTATCGTCCCGGTTGCTGCCGGAAAAATGAAGTCGCAGCGCAGTATTGTGTTTGTCATGGGGTTGATTGCGCTTGGCGGTTATAGTGGTTTATTGATTGGTGACTCATTTGTAGCAATGGTCATCAGCACTATTTTGGTGGGGATTACGCTTAGTGGAACGTTTGCTTTGGCACTTGCCTTTTTAGGAATGCGTGCTAACAACGCGAAGCATGCAGCGGAACTATCCGGAATGGCGCAGTCGATTGGGTATACACTGGCTGCGGTTGGTCCCATGTTTATTGGATTTTTATATGATGTGACACACGCGTGGACTGTTCCGCTCATTACGCTGATAAGTGTCATACTGATGGTTATGATTTTCGGAATAGGTGCCGGTCGTGATCGTTACGTATTGGAAACGGAAACGATTCAAACTGGGGAAAATTAA
- a CDS encoding response regulator transcription factor has translation MSNIVLIKEPGILRDGIQKVLQQELPRHKLTTYGSRQLHSFYGKEQSADLIVIDMDSDINAFELIKHCLKLEKRVAVWVSEVENETMTQLFQLGLLGYFFNGMESTELIYAINNMLENRRYIHPHLSPILLDDYLRITYKEVKRPNGILTEREWEILEQIVRGNQNEKIAENLFISSKTVKNHVISILKKLHVTNRTNAALVAIRNKWFVV, from the coding sequence ATGAGCAACATTGTTTTAATTAAAGAACCAGGGATATTACGGGATGGAATACAAAAGGTTTTGCAGCAAGAATTACCACGGCATAAATTGACGACTTATGGATCGAGACAACTTCATTCATTTTATGGAAAAGAGCAGTCTGCTGATCTAATTGTGATTGATATGGATTCAGACATAAATGCTTTTGAACTGATTAAACATTGTTTGAAACTGGAGAAAAGAGTAGCTGTATGGGTCTCTGAGGTTGAAAATGAAACGATGACACAGTTATTTCAATTAGGGCTCTTAGGTTATTTCTTTAATGGAATGGAATCGACCGAGTTAATTTATGCTATAAATAACATGCTGGAAAATCGACGATATATTCATCCTCATCTGTCCCCTATACTTCTAGATGACTATTTAAGGATAACCTATAAGGAAGTGAAGCGTCCTAATGGAATTTTAACTGAAAGAGAGTGGGAAATACTTGAGCAAATTGTTAGGGGCAATCAAAACGAAAAGATAGCTGAAAACTTATTTATATCGTCCAAAACAGTGAAAAACCATGTGATATCAATTTTAAAAAAGCTTCATGTAACAAATAGAACGAATGCAGCTCTAGTGGCTATTAGGAATAAATGGTTTGTGGTATAG
- a CDS encoding methyl-accepting chemotaxis protein: MTSEKKVKKGRFFNRSIQLRILVPFLILILITGGVVGLISYNSSVNLTTEELSGNVESQMTGMNDTFELFFSNIDNTLSRLTSKEILTDYQSEERQVLFDYFKDTGDANESIKNVLTGMEKSGETIIYPNSDLGEDYDPRERPWYKQAVEAEGNTIWTEPYIDKASGETVVSAAQAYYNDGELKGAISADVSVDFLFSMIDKVEVGDTGNAVLIDNSGSLLAHPDKERIGEDISNTSYYQTISDSGKRGTVDFQSNGTDKLIGYFKNPTTGWTIGGIINKNEFENKAQAILLPIGITLAIVFAVAIAVSLVITRRISNPIQTVVERMKAIASGDLTQEPIERKTDDEIGQLITASNDMNEQMRDLLQQIGRVSETVSSQSEELTQSASEVKSGAEQIASTMQELASGSETQANNSSDLSSVMTSFTTKVQEANENGEQIKQSSNDVLSMTEEGSQLMENSSIQMERIDRIVSDAVQKVQGLDTQSQEISKLVSVIKDIADQTNLLALNAAIEAARAGEHGQGFAVVADEVRKLAEQVAESVTDITTIVSNIQSESTAVTDSLQVGYTEVEKGTEQVQTTGKKFENIREAVTNVVNSIQSVSENLSEIAVNSQQMNSSIQEIAAVSEESAAGVEQTSASSQQTSSSMEEVASSATDLAKLAQELNGLVRQFRL; the protein is encoded by the coding sequence ATGACAAGTGAAAAAAAAGTGAAAAAAGGACGTTTTTTCAACCGAAGCATTCAGTTAAGGATTCTAGTGCCGTTTTTAATTTTAATCTTAATAACTGGTGGTGTCGTTGGACTTATAAGCTATAATTCAAGTGTTAACTTAACTACCGAGGAACTGTCCGGAAACGTTGAGAGTCAGATGACAGGCATGAATGATACGTTTGAACTATTTTTTAGTAATATAGACAACACACTTAGTAGACTTACCTCCAAAGAAATACTTACGGATTATCAGTCAGAAGAGAGGCAAGTGTTATTTGACTATTTTAAGGACACCGGTGATGCAAATGAGTCTATTAAAAATGTTCTGACCGGAATGGAGAAATCAGGTGAAACAATTATTTATCCAAATTCTGACCTAGGAGAGGATTACGACCCAAGGGAACGGCCATGGTATAAGCAGGCTGTGGAAGCTGAAGGGAACACTATTTGGACGGAACCATATATTGATAAAGCTTCAGGTGAAACAGTCGTCAGCGCGGCTCAAGCTTACTATAACGATGGCGAGTTAAAGGGGGCTATAAGTGCTGATGTGTCCGTTGACTTTCTGTTTAGTATGATTGATAAGGTTGAAGTTGGTGATACAGGTAATGCTGTACTAATTGATAATTCAGGAAGTCTTTTGGCTCACCCGGATAAAGAGCGGATTGGTGAAGACATATCAAACACGTCTTACTATCAGACGATTTCCGATTCGGGAAAACGTGGTACAGTCGATTTTCAATCTAATGGAACAGATAAATTAATTGGATATTTCAAGAATCCGACGACTGGTTGGACTATTGGTGGAATCATTAACAAAAACGAATTTGAGAATAAAGCACAAGCTATTCTCTTGCCTATTGGTATCACTCTTGCCATCGTCTTTGCAGTGGCGATTGCTGTTTCGCTTGTGATAACACGTCGAATATCGAATCCGATTCAAACCGTAGTGGAACGAATGAAAGCAATAGCCAGTGGTGACCTGACACAGGAACCAATTGAAAGGAAAACGGATGACGAAATTGGACAATTGATAACAGCATCAAATGACATGAACGAACAAATGAGGGACTTACTTCAGCAGATTGGGCGGGTATCAGAAACAGTCAGCAGTCAAAGCGAGGAGTTGACGCAATCGGCTAGTGAAGTGAAGTCTGGTGCGGAACAGATCGCTTCCACCATGCAAGAATTGGCAAGTGGGTCCGAAACGCAGGCAAACAATTCCAGTGACCTTTCCTCTGTGATGACGTCATTTACGACGAAGGTCCAAGAAGCAAATGAAAACGGCGAACAGATAAAACAGTCGTCAAATGATGTGTTAAGTATGACGGAGGAAGGTAGTCAGTTAATGGAAAATTCCAGTATTCAGATGGAAAGAATTGATCGAATTGTAAGTGATGCTGTACAAAAGGTGCAGGGACTTGATACTCAATCACAAGAGATTTCCAAACTGGTTTCTGTTATAAAGGATATAGCCGATCAGACGAATTTGTTGGCGCTGAATGCCGCTATTGAAGCAGCACGGGCGGGTGAACATGGTCAAGGATTTGCTGTAGTGGCCGATGAGGTCCGAAAGCTGGCAGAGCAAGTAGCTGAATCGGTTACGGATATTACTACTATCGTGTCGAATATCCAAAGTGAATCTACTGCTGTAACCGATTCGCTCCAGGTAGGTTACACCGAGGTTGAAAAAGGTACCGAACAAGTTCAAACAACCGGTAAAAAATTTGAAAACATTCGAGAAGCGGTTACAAATGTTGTAAATAGCATTCAATCAGTGTCAGAAAACCTGTCGGAAATCGCTGTGAACAGTCAGCAAATGAACAGTTCCATCCAGGAAATCGCAGCAGTATCTGAAGAGTCAGCCGCTGGGGTTGAGCAGACATCAGCATCCTCCCAACAGACAAGCAGTTCCATGGAAGAAGTTGCTTCAAGCGCGACCGATTTGGCTAAACTTGCTCAGGAGCTGAATGGACTGGTACGGCAATTCCGGCTTTAG
- a CDS encoding response regulator, whose product MTKILVTDDAAFMRMQLKNNLTQLGHEVIGEAENGQDAVEKYKELEPELITMDITMPEMNGVEAVKEIKKLNSDVKIIMCSAMGQQEMVLEAIRAGANDFIVKPFSADRIKEALEKVL is encoded by the coding sequence ATGACGAAAATACTTGTGACAGATGATGCGGCATTTATGCGCATGCAGCTAAAAAACAATTTGACTCAACTTGGGCATGAGGTTATCGGGGAAGCTGAGAATGGACAGGATGCTGTTGAAAAATATAAGGAATTAGAGCCTGAACTAATAACAATGGATATAACGATGCCAGAGATGAATGGTGTAGAAGCGGTGAAAGAAATCAAAAAACTGAACTCAGACGTCAAAATCATTATGTGCTCTGCTATGGGACAGCAGGAAATGGTTTTAGAAGCCATCCGTGCAGGAGCCAACGATTTTATTGTCAAGCCATTTAGTGCAGACCGGATTAAAGAAGCCTTGGAAAAAGTCTTGTAG
- a CDS encoding chemotaxis protein CheW, producing the protein MEDSMKVIVFQMDQQKYGANVMEVLSIEELENITSIPRTSEFIKGVVNLRGEITPVIDLKQRLRLGETSREKGTRMLIVQMGDVQAGLLVDEASDVVDIDTSTIEPAPEVINGINESFIKGVAKFDDSLLILLEMDQILNLEEVNELKEAAEEEVE; encoded by the coding sequence ATGGAAGATTCCATGAAAGTAATTGTTTTCCAGATGGATCAACAAAAATATGGAGCTAACGTGATGGAAGTGCTATCTATTGAGGAATTGGAAAACATAACTAGTATTCCGCGGACATCAGAGTTCATAAAAGGAGTTGTCAATTTGCGTGGGGAAATTACCCCCGTTATTGACTTAAAGCAGCGACTGCGACTTGGTGAAACATCACGTGAAAAGGGAACGCGGATGCTAATTGTGCAAATGGGAGATGTACAGGCTGGATTACTCGTCGATGAAGCTTCCGATGTCGTGGATATTGATACAAGTACGATTGAACCGGCACCGGAAGTGATTAATGGAATCAATGAATCGTTTATAAAAGGCGTCGCCAAATTCGATGATAGTCTATTAATCTTACTGGAAATGGATCAGATTTTAAATTTGGAAGAAGTCAATGAATTGAAAGAAGCAGCTGAAGAAGAAGTGGAATAG
- a CDS encoding chemotaxis protein CheA produces the protein METNEYMEIFLDESNEHLQSINDNLLELEKQPDNLDLVDEIFRSAHTLKGMAATMEFDDIASLTHKMENVLDKIRKSELAVSEQVIDILVEALEDLEEMVSAINSGEDGSKDVSGLVQQLEQIENGTGTSSGGRNKQETTIMNELALDDYQLTVAHQAAEQGYSTFQITVKLVDGCMLKAARVYMVFEVLEKLGEVIKSVPTVEELEAEAFEQSFSIVLLSNESAESIKSRIHTVSEIDDVTIVAFDAGNEAPEEEQAEEKSQHKSPQPESDKSVSEQEKASGKKSKHASSKTIRVSSDRIDHLMNLFEELVLDRGRLEDISSQLKNQELTDTIEHIARVSQDMQRVILTMRMVPVEQVFNRFPRMVRGLAKDLHKKIDLNIVGAETELDRTVIDEIGDPLVHLIRNSVDHGIESPEERLANGKPEVGNLTLRSYHSGNHVFIEIEDDGEGINREKVANKAIENGLLSADHSQSLKDEDVYQFIFASGFSTAKSVSDISGRGVGLDAVRMKIEALGGDINVESEPGKGSKFSIQLPLTLSILNTLLVHVQDEIYGIPLSSVIETVLLEEKEIMHVQRQKVMDFRGKVVPLVSLQDVFNVQESDVENKNNYQPVVIIKKADKMTGLMVDSFIGKKEVVLKSLGNYLKNVYAISGATILGNGQVSLIIDPNELIK, from the coding sequence ATGGAGACAAATGAATACATGGAGATTTTTCTTGATGAAAGTAATGAACATCTCCAGTCGATTAACGATAATCTGCTTGAATTAGAAAAGCAGCCAGACAATCTTGACCTGGTTGATGAGATCTTTCGCTCGGCTCATACATTGAAGGGGATGGCAGCGACGATGGAATTCGATGACATTGCGTCCCTGACACATAAAATGGAAAATGTGCTTGATAAAATCCGGAAAAGCGAGCTGGCAGTCTCGGAACAAGTCATTGATATATTAGTGGAAGCGCTGGAAGACTTAGAAGAAATGGTCAGTGCCATCAATAGTGGGGAGGATGGAAGCAAAGATGTCAGTGGTCTTGTTCAACAGCTTGAACAGATTGAGAATGGGACAGGTACATCATCAGGGGGACGAAATAAACAGGAAACAACGATTATGAACGAGTTAGCACTGGATGACTACCAGTTGACGGTTGCTCACCAAGCTGCGGAACAGGGATATAGTACCTTTCAGATAACCGTGAAGCTTGTGGATGGTTGTATGTTGAAGGCTGCACGCGTTTATATGGTATTCGAAGTGTTGGAAAAGCTCGGCGAAGTAATTAAATCGGTTCCAACGGTTGAGGAACTAGAAGCAGAAGCCTTTGAACAGTCCTTTTCAATTGTTCTATTATCAAATGAATCAGCAGAATCAATCAAGAGTCGTATTCATACTGTTTCAGAGATTGATGATGTGACGATTGTAGCGTTTGACGCCGGGAATGAAGCGCCTGAAGAGGAACAAGCTGAAGAAAAATCGCAACATAAAAGTCCGCAGCCCGAATCTGATAAGAGTGTCTCTGAACAAGAAAAAGCTTCCGGAAAGAAATCCAAGCATGCTTCATCCAAGACAATCCGAGTCAGCAGTGACCGAATCGATCATTTGATGAACTTGTTTGAGGAATTGGTGCTTGATCGCGGTCGACTGGAGGATATCTCAAGTCAGCTGAAAAACCAGGAACTAACCGATACCATCGAACATATTGCTAGAGTGTCGCAGGATATGCAGCGTGTTATTTTAACGATGCGTATGGTGCCTGTGGAACAAGTCTTTAATCGGTTCCCACGAATGGTGCGAGGGCTAGCAAAGGACTTACATAAAAAAATTGATCTTAATATTGTCGGTGCAGAAACGGAGCTTGACAGAACGGTAATTGATGAAATTGGTGATCCGCTTGTTCATTTAATCCGAAATTCTGTTGATCATGGGATTGAGTCACCGGAAGAGCGCTTAGCAAATGGCAAGCCGGAAGTAGGCAACCTAACGCTCAGGTCTTATCATAGCGGTAATCATGTGTTCATTGAAATAGAAGATGACGGGGAAGGCATAAATCGTGAAAAAGTTGCTAATAAAGCAATTGAAAATGGATTATTGTCCGCTGATCATTCCCAAAGTTTAAAGGACGAAGACGTTTATCAATTCATCTTTGCTTCCGGGTTTAGTACTGCGAAGAGTGTATCGGATATTTCGGGGCGCGGTGTTGGTTTAGACGCCGTACGTATGAAAATCGAAGCGCTTGGTGGGGATATTAATGTGGAATCCGAACCAGGTAAAGGAAGTAAATTTTCAATCCAGTTGCCGTTGACCTTGTCCATTTTAAATACGTTGCTGGTTCATGTGCAGGACGAAATCTACGGCATTCCACTTTCCTCCGTTATTGAGACGGTTTTATTGGAAGAAAAAGAAATAATGCACGTCCAACGGCAAAAGGTAATGGATTTCCGCGGCAAAGTTGTTCCGTTAGTTTCACTCCAGGATGTATTCAACGTTCAAGAAAGTGATGTGGAGAATAAAAATAATTATCAACCTGTTGTTATTATAAAAAAAGCCGATAAAATGACCGGTTTAATGGTCGATTCGTTTATTGGCAAAAAGGAAGTTGTTCTTAAGTCATTGGGTAACTATTTAAAAAATGTGTACGCGATTTCAGGTGCAACGATATTAGGTAATGGACAAGTGTCGCTCATTATTGACCCAAATGAACTGATTAAATGA
- a CDS encoding chemotaxis protein CheX, which yields MQLTTNERNKAVTDLLNATFTSLDTVVPVQYSRQKPTLLAKEFHLEYGVLIGITGDIQGKLVLSGDPEVFSAIGETMYGMSLEGEMLISFSGELGNMIAGGLSTNIITEGISLNITSPTMMQGNTKILGFKQGIDVTVTFTDIGDMTVYLLLD from the coding sequence ATGCAATTGACAACAAACGAACGTAATAAAGCTGTGACTGACCTACTTAATGCCACGTTTACTTCTCTTGATACAGTAGTTCCTGTGCAATATTCACGACAGAAACCCACATTATTGGCAAAAGAGTTCCATCTTGAGTACGGGGTATTGATTGGCATCACCGGAGATATACAGGGGAAACTTGTCCTTTCGGGCGATCCGGAGGTGTTTAGCGCGATTGGAGAAACCATGTACGGCATGTCACTTGAAGGAGAAATGCTTATATCCTTTAGCGGTGAACTTGGAAATATGATCGCAGGCGGCCTTTCAACTAATATCATTACAGAAGGGATTTCGCTAAACATCACATCCCCTACCATGATGCAAGGGAATACGAAAATTTTGGGTTTTAAGCAAGGGATTGATGTTACGGTCACATTCACCGATATAGGTGATATGACAGTCTATTTATTACTTGATTAA